A window from Bacteroidota bacterium encodes these proteins:
- a CDS encoding NmrA/HSCARG family protein — protein sequence MFKVSAINKIFVTGATGNQGGATVKSLLDKGFSVKALVRNALNAKFDPHKNLEIIKGDLNEISSYRQQLQDCDGVFCNLVFKYGIEKEIKQGFELINASKESNIKYFVYSSVIGCDQNTGIPHWESKNKIENHIKASGINYTILRPSSLYENLLIPQVKSRILKGKLVLPTKKNTVQQFISSEDIGKIATTVFSNPEKYQGKTINLATEQMDGEELAATFSKAMGREIKFQQLPMFITRLVMGRDLTKMFRWINNNDACFVKDLQALRNEFPGMLSLEEWIKINFK from the coding sequence ATCTTTAAGGTGTCTGCTATAAATAAAATATTTGTTACAGGGGCTACCGGTAACCAGGGAGGCGCCACTGTAAAAAGTTTATTAGACAAAGGATTTTCTGTAAAAGCACTGGTAAGAAATGCTTTAAATGCAAAATTCGATCCTCACAAAAATCTCGAAATAATAAAAGGAGATTTAAACGAAATATCTTCTTATCGTCAGCAATTGCAGGATTGCGATGGTGTTTTTTGTAATCTCGTATTTAAATATGGAATTGAAAAGGAGATCAAACAAGGGTTTGAATTGATTAATGCTTCAAAAGAATCTAACATAAAGTATTTTGTTTATTCCTCAGTGATCGGTTGCGACCAGAATACAGGTATCCCGCATTGGGAAAGCAAGAATAAAATAGAAAACCACATTAAAGCGTCAGGTATAAATTATACAATACTCCGTCCATCCTCGTTGTACGAAAACCTTTTAATACCACAAGTAAAAAGCAGGATATTAAAAGGCAAACTGGTGTTGCCGACAAAGAAAAATACAGTGCAGCAGTTTATCAGTTCAGAAGATATTGGAAAAATTGCGACAACTGTATTTTCCAATCCCGAAAAATACCAAGGTAAAACAATAAATCTTGCTACAGAACAAATGGATGGCGAAGAGCTTGCTGCAACATTTTCAAAAGCAATGGGAAGAGAAATAAAATTTCAACAACTCCCTATGTTTATTACACGATTGGTCATGGGCAGGGATCTTACAAAAATGTTTCGTTGGATAAATAACAATGATGCTTGTTTTGTAAAAGACTTGCAGGCACTCAGAAACGAATTTCCTGGTATGCTAAGCCTTGAGGAATGGATAAAGATCAATTTTAAGTAA
- a CDS encoding CDP-alcohol phosphatidyltransferase family protein: MKLNNHNKAWYVINGITLYRIVAAPFLLLLLFTGRYDTFKWLLAVSFFTDLIDGFLARKYKVTSILGARLDSIGDDLTVLVGVIGLFVIEMSFIKEQMIFFIVLLALFIIQASYAFIRYKKLTTFHTYLAKTAALMQGVFLLCSFFFGPDLILFYTAVGITGLELLEEIILVGMIKKWEANVKGIYWVMRRKGT; the protein is encoded by the coding sequence GTGAAACTCAACAATCACAACAAAGCCTGGTACGTTATCAACGGCATTACGCTCTATCGAATAGTGGCTGCACCTTTTCTGCTCCTTCTGTTATTTACCGGCAGGTATGATACTTTTAAATGGTTATTGGCTGTAAGTTTTTTTACCGACCTGATCGATGGTTTCCTGGCCCGGAAATATAAAGTTACCAGCATTCTTGGTGCCCGTCTTGATTCTATCGGTGATGATCTTACAGTATTGGTTGGCGTCATCGGGTTATTTGTTATTGAAATGTCTTTTATCAAAGAGCAAATGATCTTCTTTATTGTTCTTCTTGCACTGTTCATTATTCAAGCTTCGTATGCATTTATACGGTATAAAAAATTAACTACGTTTCACACTTATCTTGCAAAGACAGCAGCACTGATGCAAGGTGTTTTTCTGTTATGTTCTTTTTTTTTCGGACCCGATTTAATTTTGTTTTATACTGCAGTTGGTATTACCGGACTTGAATTACTGGAAGAGATCATTCTTGTAGGGATGATAAAAAAATGGGAAGCTAATGTGAAAGGAATTTATTGGGTGATGAGAAGAAAAGGAACCTGA
- a CDS encoding mechanosensitive ion channel produces the protein MARKLLYTSLFILASSFCIIGSAQQVTPVQDTIKSLDTIITDTVAKEVLIPLRQRVADEIRRNIKQLKADRITKRQNEILNDILKVSQKANDYLEKGIDTAGIASQLDHVLLLYDVAGDGIFTNKGTTQTERNLATSSTLLKELLNKTEIGKRSLDSYLKNLVGFQNNIDSLASDSILIELPSDSVSLANLISRITLVTKEMRPADTLIKKAIQKVQLLQTRINFVIIKLEDGIEQIESYREQLSSSLSDRETVNLWKPVAFRRPLREIYYLSKEKARLVFSFYSKNNSGLVAFLLLLIAGLWLFIRNLKKKLHPTQSPTAGQEWLVLRYPFLSSALIILCIFQFIFPTPPFVFTMLLWTISVVALTFIFRKFIIKYWMTAWLILVGMFFLAIINNLTLQASRSERNGMVLLALAGATFGLVFLIGGRQKELKERGVRIFIGFFILMELIAAVANLYGRYNFSKSFLTSGIFGLTNGILFFWVIRMLNEMLTIAARVYRTQDKKTLFINFETVGKKVPPFFYYMLVIGWFILFGRSFYFFGKISEKFTDFMVKERAIGESTFTIQSVFVFFLILFLSGIVSSIVTFFASSDKGVISNREKKAGLGSWLLLIRISIITIGVLLAFTAAGIPMDRLAIILGALSVGIGFGLQALVNNLVSGLILAFEKPINVGDVVEFGGQSGTMKSIGFRSSIITTWDGADVIIPNGNLLSEQMINWTKGNTNRRVEIVTGLPYGTNIEKTRKLLLDILAADKRIMPNPQPLVLIKDFNSSSIEIRILFWIEHYATWTQIKSDIIEAIDEVLKKEGIQIPSRKNT, from the coding sequence ATGGCAAGAAAGTTATTATATACCTCTCTATTTATTCTTGCATCTTCATTTTGCATTATTGGATCGGCCCAACAGGTGACTCCTGTCCAGGATACGATCAAATCACTAGATACGATCATAACAGATACCGTAGCCAAAGAGGTTCTGATCCCGTTAAGACAACGGGTGGCCGATGAGATCAGAAGGAATATTAAGCAACTCAAGGCCGATAGGATCACTAAAAGACAAAATGAGATACTTAATGATATCCTTAAGGTATCACAAAAAGCAAATGATTACTTAGAGAAAGGAATAGATACCGCAGGTATAGCATCTCAACTGGATCATGTGCTCCTATTATATGATGTGGCCGGTGATGGGATTTTTACAAATAAAGGCACTACGCAAACAGAAAGAAACCTTGCTACCTCTTCAACACTTTTAAAGGAGTTGCTTAACAAGACAGAAATTGGAAAGCGGTCACTTGATTCCTATCTTAAAAACCTGGTGGGTTTCCAAAACAATATCGATTCTCTCGCAAGCGACAGTATACTTATTGAATTGCCATCAGATTCTGTCAGCCTCGCTAATTTGATCAGCAGAATAACACTGGTGACCAAAGAAATGAGACCCGCAGATACCCTAATTAAAAAGGCGATCCAAAAGGTACAGCTACTACAAACCAGGATAAATTTTGTTATCATCAAGCTGGAGGATGGTATCGAACAGATCGAAAGTTACAGGGAGCAACTCTCCTCTTCTTTATCAGACCGGGAAACGGTCAATCTATGGAAGCCTGTAGCTTTCAGAAGACCTCTTCGTGAAATCTATTATTTGTCAAAAGAAAAGGCGAGATTGGTTTTTTCTTTTTATTCAAAAAACAATTCAGGCCTAGTAGCATTCCTGTTGTTATTGATTGCAGGCCTATGGCTGTTCATAAGAAATTTGAAGAAAAAACTACATCCAACACAATCGCCAACTGCTGGTCAGGAATGGCTTGTTTTACGTTATCCTTTTTTGTCATCGGCACTTATTATCTTATGCATTTTCCAATTTATCTTCCCAACCCCGCCATTTGTTTTTACTATGTTATTATGGACTATTTCAGTCGTGGCTCTTACATTCATTTTCCGAAAGTTCATTATCAAATACTGGATGACTGCATGGCTGATATTGGTGGGGATGTTTTTCCTGGCAATTATAAACAACTTAACGCTTCAGGCCTCCCGCAGTGAAAGAAATGGAATGGTTTTACTGGCATTAGCAGGAGCGACCTTTGGTCTTGTTTTTTTAATTGGCGGCCGCCAGAAAGAATTAAAAGAAAGGGGGGTACGGATATTTATAGGTTTCTTCATTTTGATGGAACTTATAGCCGCTGTAGCCAACCTTTATGGGAGATATAATTTTTCGAAATCTTTTTTAACCAGTGGCATATTCGGTTTGACCAATGGCATACTATTTTTCTGGGTAATAAGGATGCTCAACGAAATGCTGACCATTGCTGCACGGGTTTACAGAACACAGGATAAAAAAACTTTGTTTATTAATTTTGAAACAGTAGGCAAAAAAGTACCACCTTTTTTTTATTACATGCTTGTGATCGGTTGGTTTATCTTATTTGGACGGAGCTTTTATTTCTTCGGGAAGATCAGCGAGAAGTTCACCGATTTCATGGTAAAAGAAAGAGCGATTGGCGAATCCACATTTACTATCCAAAGTGTTTTTGTGTTTTTCTTGATTCTTTTCCTGTCTGGCATAGTTTCCAGCATTGTTACATTTTTTGCTTCAAGTGACAAGGGTGTTATTAGCAATCGCGAAAAAAAGGCAGGCCTAGGCAGTTGGCTTCTGTTGATACGAATTTCAATAATAACTATTGGTGTGTTGCTGGCATTTACAGCTGCAGGTATACCGATGGACAGGCTGGCAATAATTTTGGGAGCTTTAAGTGTGGGTATCGGTTTTGGTTTGCAGGCATTGGTCAATAACCTGGTGAGCGGATTGATACTCGCCTTTGAAAAACCCATCAATGTGGGAGATGTGGTTGAGTTCGGCGGACAATCCGGAACCATGAAATCTATTGGATTCAGAAGCAGTATAATCACTACCTGGGATGGAGCTGATGTTATTATTCCTAACGGAAATCTTTTAAGCGAGCAAATGATAAACTGGACAAAGGGAAACACCAATCGCCGTGTGGAGATAGTAACAGGATTACCCTATGGCACCAACATTGAAAAAACCAGGAAACTCCTGCTGGATATTTTAGCCGCTGATAAAAGGATCATGCCCAACCCCCAACCATTGGTATTAATAAAGGATTTCAACAGCAGCTCTATTGAGATTAGGATCTTATTCTGGATCGAACACTATGCTACCTGGACACAAATAAAAAGTGATATAATTGAGGCCATCGATGAAGTTCTTAAGAAAGAAGGCATTCAAATTCCATCTCGTAAGAATACTTGA
- a CDS encoding DUF4421 domain-containing protein, producing MRVLLYVHLILILFLYNSHIVSAQEKIDSAKLSKKKPPDSLFIERLDTLLHIQSWVSRHQMNYRLIYTDDFKLVLAPHKMNSLSFGFSYRYLDLGLSFTPGFLNPGKKDEKKGESDIFSFRTSLSMYRFNLAVELNSVHGFYLKNSNEFQRSLPDTPYLIFPNLKVNNFGLMLRYNINPKFSTAALTSGTQVQKKSAYSFLPTLQFATFTFLDASADKDLQNKSTYSTDFNLLLPAAGTLVLSPKFYASLVFGPSFGIDIFKSVSLNDSSKLVLSKGSGFIAGFTSQAAVGFNSGRLFAGLEGRYRSYGHKIEDVSRLTKQYFYFQVYVGWRLKAPGFAKKTLDWVNKVSPIDFD from the coding sequence ATGCGTGTATTACTGTACGTCCATCTCATTCTTATTTTATTCCTGTACAATTCCCACATTGTATCAGCCCAGGAAAAGATTGACTCTGCAAAATTGAGCAAAAAAAAACCTCCTGACTCTCTTTTTATCGAACGGCTTGACACCTTGTTACATATCCAATCCTGGGTTAGTAGACACCAAATGAATTACCGGCTGATCTATACCGACGATTTTAAATTGGTACTTGCGCCTCATAAGATGAACAGCCTCTCATTCGGTTTTAGTTACCGCTACCTCGACCTGGGACTCAGTTTTACACCGGGCTTTCTGAACCCGGGCAAAAAAGATGAAAAAAAAGGTGAATCGGACATCTTCAGTTTCCGAACCAGTTTAAGCATGTATCGTTTTAATCTAGCTGTGGAATTAAACTCAGTGCACGGATTTTACCTGAAGAATAGCAATGAATTTCAGAGAAGCCTGCCAGATACTCCCTATCTCATTTTTCCTAACCTCAAGGTGAATAATTTTGGTTTGATGCTTCGCTATAATATCAACCCAAAATTCTCCACCGCTGCTTTGACCAGTGGCACACAGGTTCAAAAAAAATCAGCTTATTCCTTCTTGCCAACGCTACAATTCGCCACATTCACATTCCTTGATGCTTCGGCAGATAAAGACCTGCAAAACAAAAGCACTTACAGTACCGATTTCAATTTGCTGTTGCCGGCAGCAGGAACATTGGTCTTATCACCAAAATTCTATGCTTCACTTGTGTTCGGTCCCAGCTTTGGTATCGATATTTTCAAATCCGTTTCGCTAAATGATTCGAGCAAACTTGTATTGTCTAAAGGATCAGGCTTTATAGCCGGCTTTACTTCACAGGCGGCTGTAGGGTTTAACTCAGGCAGATTATTTGCCGGCCTCGAAGGCAGGTATCGAAGTTATGGGCATAAGATTGAAGACGTATCCAGGTTGACCAAACAGTATTTCTATTTCCAGGTCTATGTTGGATGGCGATTGAAAGCGCCAGGCTTTGCAAAAAAAACCCTTGATTGGGTGAATAAAGTCTCGCCGATTGATTTTGATTAG
- a CDS encoding GlsB/YeaQ/YmgE family stress response membrane protein, with protein sequence MTLIELLVLLAIAAICGGIGQSLAGFDLGGCLVSIVVGFVGAYIGMWLAGKLGLPELLEIKIGGKTFPIIWAIIGSAVFTFIVVLIRRAVSGTRR encoded by the coding sequence ATGACCCTCATTGAATTATTAGTACTTCTTGCAATTGCCGCCATTTGCGGAGGAATAGGACAGTCACTTGCAGGTTTTGATCTTGGTGGTTGCCTCGTATCTATTGTAGTTGGATTTGTCGGGGCTTATATAGGTATGTGGCTGGCAGGCAAACTGGGTTTACCTGAGCTTTTAGAAATTAAAATTGGTGGGAAAACTTTCCCGATTATCTGGGCAATAATTGGCTCTGCCGTATTCACATTTATCGTTGTTTTAATAAGAAGAGCAGTATCAGGCACCCGGCGATAG
- a CDS encoding pirin family protein, which translates to MLDIVIDAREAAISQSVKVKRILPFRFRRMVGPFIFMDHAGPITDIPSQPSTLDVLPHPHIGLSTVSYLFGGQVTHRDSLGVEQIIRPGEVNWMTAGSGIAHSERFEDPAALASGNLEMIQTWVALPEKDEESAPSFNNYTPEQLPIFTEKGVWMRLIAGNAYGLSNDVRTNSSLFYLHVVLQQGARFGLPKEHAERGFYIVKGIVEVAGNNYHEGQMLVFSKGVDPLILAKENTTLMLLGGEPLGDRFIWWNFVSSRKERIEQAKEDWKQGRIVLPPNDNKEFIPLPEDKSKPAGMPPRPEPLS; encoded by the coding sequence ATGCTTGATATTGTAATTGATGCCCGTGAAGCTGCAATAAGTCAATCAGTAAAAGTTAAACGCATTCTTCCGTTCCGCTTTCGCAGAATGGTTGGGCCTTTTATTTTTATGGATCATGCGGGACCAATTACAGATATTCCTTCGCAACCTTCTACACTGGATGTATTACCACATCCGCATATCGGGCTTTCAACGGTAAGCTATCTATTTGGCGGGCAGGTTACACATCGTGATAGTTTAGGTGTAGAGCAGATCATTCGTCCGGGTGAAGTGAATTGGATGACAGCCGGTAGCGGCATTGCACATTCAGAACGGTTTGAAGACCCGGCTGCATTGGCAAGTGGTAATTTGGAAATGATACAAACATGGGTAGCATTACCTGAAAAAGATGAAGAGTCGGCACCATCATTTAATAATTATACGCCGGAGCAACTTCCAATCTTTACTGAGAAGGGTGTGTGGATGCGGTTGATCGCTGGCAATGCTTATGGATTAAGTAATGATGTAAGAACAAACTCTTCTTTATTTTATTTGCATGTTGTGCTACAACAAGGAGCAAGATTCGGGCTTCCGAAAGAACATGCTGAACGTGGTTTTTATATTGTTAAAGGAATTGTTGAAGTAGCAGGTAACAATTATCACGAAGGACAAATGCTTGTGTTCAGCAAAGGAGTTGATCCGTTGATACTGGCAAAAGAAAATACAACGCTGATGTTGCTCGGTGGCGAACCGCTTGGAGATCGTTTTATCTGGTGGAATTTTGTTTCATCCCGTAAGGAACGAATAGAACAAGCAAAAGAAGATTGGAAACAAGGCCGGATCGTTCTTCCACCAAATGATAATAAAGAATTTATTCCTTTACCGGAAGATAAATCAAAACCTGCAGGCATGCCTCCAAGGCCGGAGCCACTTTCATAA
- a CDS encoding GAF domain-containing protein: MITTLRKKLHEPELKEVLDNFLQQAMMMCKTKAGTLQLINKANNTLEIATSFGLSDEFINHFRIVDCNDGSICGRALAKGKTIIIPDLTTDKFFAKHLNLALQNNIISVQSTPLISSSNKIAGMISVHFMTPKKISKVNIPAFELFCTKAADKIEEFTGYSSPPVNLSVSLMTNR; this comes from the coding sequence ATGATTACGACCTTACGAAAAAAATTACATGAGCCTGAGTTAAAAGAAGTACTTGACAATTTCCTTCAGCAAGCTATGATGATGTGTAAAACGAAAGCAGGCACACTTCAATTAATAAACAAGGCAAACAATACACTGGAGATTGCTACTTCATTTGGTCTTTCAGATGAATTCATCAATCATTTTAGAATTGTAGACTGTAATGATGGCTCTATTTGTGGAAGGGCATTAGCAAAGGGGAAGACGATCATTATCCCCGACCTCACTACTGATAAATTTTTTGCAAAGCATTTAAATCTCGCTTTACAGAATAATATCATATCAGTTCAATCGACTCCATTAATATCAAGCAGCAATAAGATCGCGGGTATGATATCTGTTCATTTTATGACACCGAAAAAAATATCGAAAGTTAATATCCCGGCATTTGAATTGTTTTGTACAAAAGCTGCTGACAAGATCGAAGAATTCACAGGCTATTCCTCTCCCCCGGTTAACTTATCAGTTTCACTGATGACCAACCGATAG
- a CDS encoding low temperature requirement protein A → MRFDIGTSAWWGAPKKFDREIKERRISWLELFYDLVYVIAISRITHHLSLHLSINGFLEYASLFALIYWGWLNGSLYHDLHGNEGLRTRLMTLWQIMIIAALAITIDHPTGKQYFNTTIVLMIMQFYITYMWWSIGIYDKGHRRFNLPYTILFLLSLALMGLSLVVSQEWFKFLVPLVIICNYSPYFIAHRLLRRSSLDLNLSSSMSERLGLFTIIVFGEVVLGVVNGISELDLTALSTWLRFAFALAIVFALWWLFFTMASNRNAKKGFKNATLLQLLYIPALISLGLIAACFSSLFAADHSLHSLLKIFGYAMTIFFIGISLMMGLLETHDKVRMIIRQVRISLFIVALVFFISAQIIINVNSLYYLLGVIIILVAEILYLNSLYYRLVISETDKLTGGEE, encoded by the coding sequence ATGCGATTCGATATTGGTACATCAGCCTGGTGGGGAGCACCAAAAAAATTTGACAGGGAGATAAAGGAGCGAAGAATAAGCTGGCTTGAACTCTTTTATGATCTTGTTTATGTGATCGCTATTTCCCGCATCACACATCATTTATCCCTGCATTTAAGCATCAACGGTTTTCTTGAATACGCTTCTTTGTTTGCTCTTATTTACTGGGGGTGGCTCAATGGCAGTCTTTATCATGACCTTCATGGCAATGAAGGACTCCGCACCCGGTTAATGACCTTATGGCAAATAATGATCATTGCAGCGCTGGCAATTACGATCGATCATCCAACAGGTAAACAGTATTTTAATACCACGATCGTACTCATGATCATGCAGTTCTATATCACTTATATGTGGTGGAGTATAGGAATTTATGACAAGGGACATCGACGATTCAACCTGCCTTATACAATCCTATTTCTTTTATCACTTGCATTAATGGGACTTAGCCTGGTTGTATCACAGGAATGGTTTAAGTTCCTTGTGCCGCTGGTGATCATCTGTAATTATTCTCCTTATTTCATCGCCCATCGATTGTTACGCAGGTCATCGCTGGATCTTAATTTATCTTCAAGTATGTCGGAGCGTTTGGGGTTGTTTACCATTATTGTTTTTGGAGAGGTTGTGTTAGGGGTAGTGAATGGGATCAGTGAGTTGGACCTTACAGCTCTTTCAACATGGTTAAGATTTGCTTTTGCGCTTGCTATTGTTTTTGCATTGTGGTGGTTATTTTTTACCATGGCATCGAACCGGAATGCGAAAAAAGGTTTTAAGAATGCCACCTTGTTACAGTTGCTTTATATTCCTGCGCTGATATCATTGGGATTGATCGCAGCATGTTTCTCTTCGTTGTTCGCAGCAGATCATTCTCTTCATTCGCTGCTGAAGATTTTTGGTTATGCCATGACGATCTTTTTTATTGGTATCAGCCTGATGATGGGCTTGCTGGAAACTCATGATAAGGTCCGCATGATCATACGACAGGTGCGTATCTCATTATTCATTGTTGCATTGGTTTTTTTTATCTCTGCCCAGATCATTATTAACGTGAACAGCTTGTATTATTTACTGGGGGTTATTATTATACTTGTCGCTGAGATCTTATACCTGAATTCACTTTACTATCGGTTGGTCATCAGTGAAACTGATAAGTTAACCGGGGGAGAGGAATAG
- a CDS encoding membrane-binding protein encodes MEENKMKKSLLALFTFFLSFQIFAQTNIRIGTHGTVSYNPGWAVPMQNFASVAEGQQIIQNILSAVGRSANFEIRQADIQNAAAVAYGGKRYILYNPSFINALDRRTGTQWASISVLAHEIGHHLLGHTVSGQGSNPTIELEADEFSGYALRKMGASLKDAQATMNLIASDNASATHPGKSSRLSSIENGWESADEQMTGRDVAQTKRPTRPVQTSDETRRYPTSTGRTGGSTASTGSAVLQTVINILGQVLLKPNQSRNSNSYYTTDGLNVLRMVNNNWYKVGQLSRLNNSKYPFAIYDNSNTRSFVDRTGNILDKNGKHLGMLKVING; translated from the coding sequence ATGGAGGAAAATAAAATGAAAAAATCTTTACTCGCATTATTTACTTTTTTCTTATCCTTTCAAATTTTCGCTCAAACAAACATCCGGATAGGTACTCATGGTACCGTGAGCTATAATCCCGGTTGGGCAGTTCCAATGCAGAATTTTGCATCTGTGGCAGAGGGCCAGCAGATCATCCAGAATATTCTCAGTGCAGTAGGGAGAAGTGCAAATTTTGAGATTCGACAAGCCGATATTCAGAATGCAGCCGCTGTTGCATATGGTGGAAAAAGATATATTCTGTATAATCCGAGTTTTATCAATGCACTTGACAGACGAACCGGCACACAGTGGGCTTCCATCAGTGTGTTGGCACATGAGATCGGACATCATTTGCTAGGTCATACCGTTTCAGGTCAGGGTAGCAATCCTACGATCGAACTGGAAGCTGATGAATTCTCAGGTTATGCTTTGCGTAAAATGGGAGCAAGCCTGAAAGACGCACAGGCGACTATGAACCTGATCGCAAGTGATAATGCATCAGCAACTCATCCAGGTAAATCCAGCCGGCTTTCATCAATTGAAAATGGATGGGAGAGTGCCGATGAGCAAATGACAGGAAGAGATGTTGCGCAAACAAAACGACCGACCAGGCCTGTACAAACTTCTGATGAAACAAGAAGGTACCCGACCAGTACTGGAAGGACTGGAGGTTCGACCGCATCGACCGGGTCGGCAGTTTTACAAACTGTTATCAATATCCTTGGACAAGTATTACTTAAACCCAATCAAAGTAGAAATAGCAATAGCTACTATACGACTGACGGGTTGAATGTACTCAGGATGGTCAATAATAATTGGTATAAGGTGGGTCAACTGTCCAGACTCAATAATTCAAAATATCCTTTTGCGATCTATGATAATTCGAATACAAGATCATTTGTAGATCGAACTGGAAATATTCTGGATAAAAATGGAAAACATCTTGGTATGCTGAAAGTAATCAATGGATAA
- a CDS encoding T9SS type A sorting domain-containing protein, whose amino-acid sequence MNHSKFNMLMKVMALFLLVVASYGVNAQCSAPTGLSTSGITATAATARWSPVSGATSYDIEIKPASSSDWTPYFYGTTGLQCIFTSGIQSSTTYDWRVRTNCPSGSSNYSQTQFTTGAIGSCIPPVGLSTSGITSSAATVSWSPVSGAFGYSIQFKPTFSGTWLFAYDLTYSTSETIYGLSAATTYDWRVWSNCSLVEASSPNSGQFTTSGSTPPPTSCPGPYDLSTNGTTSGAAAILLNTDVKGKVSPKNDIDHYQFTISSGGTITVGLTTLPANYDLAVLNSIGTQIGISKNKGSKNESISLTVSAGTYYAKVFPVGTANSATSCYTLKVQTGTAAKTMAIATPENVYQDFAINLFPNPAGDQLNVLVEGVDKNAEIKVYNLMGKLVMQRQSSNLLTQLDISKFPAGIYLLNVNNGKEIKAAKFIKQ is encoded by the coding sequence ATGAACCACTCAAAATTCAATATGCTTATGAAAGTAATGGCTTTGTTTCTTTTAGTAGTAGCATCTTATGGTGTTAATGCTCAATGTAGTGCACCAACTGGTCTTTCAACTTCGGGCATTACAGCTACGGCTGCCACTGCCCGTTGGTCACCTGTTAGTGGGGCCACGAGTTATGATATTGAGATCAAACCTGCAAGTTCTTCCGACTGGACACCTTATTTTTATGGTACAACCGGGTTACAATGTATTTTTACATCTGGAATACAATCCTCTACTACATATGACTGGAGAGTAAGGACCAACTGCCCTTCCGGAAGCAGCAACTACTCACAAACTCAGTTTACAACAGGTGCAATAGGTTCATGTATTCCTCCTGTCGGACTTTCCACATCTGGTATTACATCCAGTGCCGCAACCGTGAGTTGGAGTCCTGTCAGCGGTGCGTTTGGTTATTCAATCCAGTTTAAGCCAACTTTTTCCGGTACATGGTTATTTGCTTATGACCTTACCTACTCAACATCTGAAACTATATATGGTTTGTCTGCTGCCACAACATATGATTGGAGAGTATGGTCAAACTGCAGCCTCGTCGAAGCTAGTAGCCCTAACTCCGGACAATTCACAACATCGGGATCAACGCCTCCTCCAACATCATGTCCCGGTCCTTATGACTTAAGTACAAACGGAACTACAAGTGGAGCTGCTGCGATTCTTTTAAATACTGATGTTAAAGGAAAAGTTTCTCCAAAAAATGATATTGACCATTATCAATTCACGATCAGTTCAGGTGGTACGATCACTGTGGGGTTAACTACATTACCTGCAAACTATGACCTTGCTGTATTAAATAGCATCGGAACACAAATTGGTATTTCAAAAAATAAGGGTTCTAAAAATGAATCGATCTCGTTAACTGTTTCTGCAGGCACTTATTATGCAAAAGTATTTCCGGTGGGTACTGCAAATAGTGCAACATCTTGTTATACGTTGAAAGTGCAAACAGGTACTGCAGCTAAGACAATGGCTATTGCCACTCCTGAAAATGTGTATCAAGATTTTGCAATTAACCTTTTTCCCAATCCCGCAGGTGATCAGTTGAATGTATTGGTGGAAGGAGTTGACAAGAATGCAGAGATCAAAGTATATAACCTGATGGGTAAATTAGTAATGCAACGGCAAAGTAGTAACCTACTTACACAATTAGATATTTCGAAATTCCCAGCTGGTATTTATTTGTTGAATGTAAATAATGGCAAAGAAATAAAAGCTGCTAAGTTTATAAAACAATAA